The following are encoded together in the Thiobacillus sp. SCUT-2 genome:
- a CDS encoding cold-shock protein codes for MATGTVKWFNDSKGFGFITPESGGDDLFAHFSAIQGQGFKTLTEGQRVSFDVTAGPKGQQASNIRAAD; via the coding sequence ATGGCAACAGGTACCGTGAAGTGGTTCAACGATTCCAAGGGCTTCGGCTTCATCACCCCGGAAAGCGGCGGCGATGATCTCTTCGCCCATTTCTCCGCGATCCAGGGCCAGGGCTTCAAGACCCTGACCGAAGGTCAGCGCGTCAGCTTCGACGTCACCGCCGGCCCCAAGGGCCAGCAGGCGTCGAACATCCGCGCCGCCGATTGA
- the infA gene encoding translation initiation factor IF-1 encodes MAKEELLEMRGVVNEVLPDSRFRVTLDNGHCLVAYTAGKMRKHHIRIIAGDKVSLEMSPYDLSKGRITFRHIEGRSGPAPAQPRRKH; translated from the coding sequence ATGGCAAAAGAAGAACTGCTGGAAATGCGCGGCGTGGTCAACGAAGTGCTGCCCGATTCCCGCTTCCGCGTCACCCTCGACAACGGCCACTGCCTCGTCGCCTACACGGCGGGGAAGATGCGCAAGCACCACATCCGCATCATCGCCGGCGACAAGGTTTCGCTCGAGATGTCGCCCTACGATCTCAGCAAGGGCCGCATCACCTTCCGCCACATCGAAGGCCGCAGCGGCCCCGCCCCCGCACAGCCGCGCCGCAAGCACTGA
- a CDS encoding NYN domain-containing protein produces the protein MAVPETHNFAVFCDFENVAIGLREGNFPDFKIRPVLERLLLKGSIVVKKAYCDWDRYKDYKRDLHEAAFELIEIPHLRQSGKNSADIRMVVDALDLCYTKSHIDAFVIISGDSDFSPLISKLKENGKSVIGIGVRGSASSLLISNCDEFIFYEDLVQAKPAPRKAAKKPAPEKPAAAKEAAAVEAPGKAPASRRRGRPQVADEAAAPAEPGPEDRKARAIDIVVSTLEQLVAERGGEGAMSASLIKSTIKRVHPGFSESQYGYGAFGKILDDAHRKGALVVDKKEGGAVLVSLPASRGE, from the coding sequence ATGGCCGTACCCGAGACACACAATTTTGCCGTCTTCTGCGATTTCGAGAACGTCGCGATCGGGCTCAGGGAAGGCAACTTTCCCGACTTCAAGATTCGCCCCGTGCTCGAGCGGCTGCTGCTCAAGGGCAGCATCGTGGTGAAGAAGGCCTACTGCGACTGGGACCGCTACAAGGACTACAAGCGCGACCTGCACGAGGCGGCGTTCGAGCTGATCGAGATCCCGCACCTGCGGCAGTCGGGCAAGAACTCGGCGGACATCCGCATGGTGGTCGACGCGCTCGACCTCTGCTACACGAAGTCGCACATCGACGCCTTCGTGATCATCAGCGGCGATTCCGATTTCTCGCCACTGATTTCCAAGCTGAAGGAAAACGGCAAGAGCGTGATCGGCATCGGGGTGCGCGGTTCGGCGTCGTCGCTGCTGATTTCCAACTGCGACGAGTTCATCTTCTACGAGGACCTGGTGCAGGCGAAGCCGGCGCCGCGCAAGGCGGCGAAGAAGCCTGCGCCCGAGAAGCCGGCTGCGGCGAAGGAAGCCGCGGCGGTCGAAGCGCCCGGCAAGGCCCCGGCCAGCCGGCGCCGGGGGCGGCCGCAGGTGGCCGACGAGGCGGCCGCGCCGGCCGAGCCGGGCCCGGAAGACAGGAAGGCTCGCGCGATCGACATCGTGGTGAGCACGCTGGAGCAGCTGGTCGCGGAGCGCGGCGGCGAGGGCGCGATGTCGGCTTCGCTGATCAAGAGCACGATCAAGCGGGTCCACCCGGGCTTCAGCGAGTCGCAGTACGGCTACGGCGCGTTCGGCAAGATCCTCGACGACGCGCACAGGAAGGGCGCGCTGGTGGTCGACAAGAAGGAAGGCGGCGCCGTCCTGGTGAGCCTGCCGGCGTCCCGGGGCGAATGA
- a CDS encoding DMT family transporter gives MTAEALPVPAHRLQLLKGFAAAAAVVVVWSGFNIVSRLGGRSPLTPYDMAAARFVFSGIVCLPFVLARWRRLPWPRLAVLAAFGGMSYGLFVYAGFSLAPTAHAGILVNGGIPFATALLAWLVLGRRPGIRSEFALLVAGLGIVLIGLHSFGQFAGAPAHQWVGDVFFLLAATCYASFGLLLKHWHVSPLDATIGIAVISMACYAPVYLAFLPKAIATVPLSFVLLQGVYQGILAASIAGLLFAYAIHNIGPQRATLMLAMVPGISAVAAVPLLKESLDAVTIAGVVLVTVGAALGATHQSAR, from the coding sequence ATGACCGCTGAAGCCCTCCCCGTTCCGGCCCACCGCCTCCAGTTGTTGAAGGGCTTCGCGGCTGCGGCCGCGGTCGTCGTGGTCTGGTCCGGGTTCAACATCGTCTCCCGGCTGGGCGGCCGCAGCCCGTTGACGCCCTACGACATGGCGGCCGCACGCTTCGTCTTCTCGGGGATCGTGTGCCTGCCGTTCGTGCTGGCCCGCTGGCGGCGCCTCCCGTGGCCGCGGCTGGCCGTGCTGGCCGCGTTCGGCGGCATGAGCTACGGGCTGTTCGTCTACGCGGGCTTTTCGCTGGCGCCGACCGCGCATGCGGGCATCCTGGTCAATGGCGGCATTCCCTTCGCGACGGCGTTGCTCGCCTGGCTCGTCCTCGGGCGCCGCCCCGGCATCCGCTCCGAGTTCGCCCTGCTGGTCGCCGGCCTGGGCATCGTGCTGATCGGCCTCCACAGCTTCGGCCAGTTTGCCGGGGCGCCCGCCCACCAATGGGTGGGAGACGTGTTCTTCCTGCTGGCCGCAACCTGCTATGCCTCGTTTGGCCTGTTGCTCAAGCACTGGCACGTCTCGCCCCTCGACGCGACGATCGGCATCGCGGTGATTTCGATGGCCTGCTACGCGCCGGTCTATCTCGCGTTCCTGCCCAAGGCCATCGCCACCGTTCCCCTGTCCTTCGTCCTGCTGCAAGGCGTCTATCAAGGCATCCTCGCGGCCTCGATTGCCGGCCTGCTGTTCGCCTACGCCATCCACAACATCGGACCGCAGCGCGCCACCCTCATGCTGGCCATGGTTCCCGGCATCTCGGCCGTCGCCGCCGTCCCCTTGCTGAAGGAATCCCTCGATGCCGTGACCATCGCCGGCGTCGTGCTGGTGACGGTCGGCGCGGCGCTAGGCGCGACGCATCAATCCGCAAGATGA
- a CDS encoding DUF3820 family protein, with protein MNPRDLELLVTREMPFGMHKGRIIADLPGNYLNWFARKGFPPGEIGRLLALMQEIDHNGLADILTPLRQRASKPPGRSDQA; from the coding sequence ATGAATCCGAGGGACCTGGAACTGCTGGTCACCCGGGAGATGCCATTTGGCATGCACAAGGGCCGAATCATTGCGGACCTGCCTGGCAACTACCTCAACTGGTTCGCGCGCAAAGGGTTCCCCCCGGGGGAAATTGGCCGCCTGCTGGCCCTGATGCAGGAAATCGATCACAACGGCCTGGCGGACATCCTCACCCCACTCAGGCAGCGAGCAAGCAAACCTCCCGGGCGCTCTGATCAAGCGTGA
- a CDS encoding DUF2339 domain-containing protein has protein sequence MKTLEERLAQGEARLERIERLLPAMPATQAAAPATAEIPAAAAREMPPAYTPPAPTRRVMDPQYNAPAPMPSERSEIPVTQILGWAGATAPVRAVAHLIRLALDAGWLTPERRLGLAVLSGLGLIGAGLKLHQRGLARIKADDPSDEACHPSEITLDQSAREVCLLAA, from the coding sequence ATGAAAACCCTCGAGGAACGCCTCGCGCAAGGCGAGGCGCGGCTGGAGCGCATCGAACGCCTGTTGCCGGCGATGCCGGCCACGCAAGCGGCGGCGCCTGCGACTGCTGAAATCCCCGCTGCCGCTGCACGGGAGATGCCGCCGGCTTATACGCCGCCGGCGCCGACACGCCGCGTAATGGACCCGCAGTACAACGCTCCCGCGCCGATGCCGTCCGAGCGCAGCGAGATCCCCGTGACGCAGATCCTCGGGTGGGCCGGGGCGACGGCGCCGGTGCGTGCGGTGGCGCATCTGATCCGGCTGGCCCTCGACGCGGGGTGGTTGACGCCGGAGCGGCGGCTTGGGTTGGCGGTGCTGTCGGGCCTGGGCCTGATCGGCGCGGGGCTGAAGCTGCATCAAAGGGGCCTGGCTCGAATCAAGGCCGACGACCCGTCTGATGAGGCGTGCCATCCGTCTGAAATCACGCTTGATCAGAGCGCCCGGGAGGTTTGCTTGCTCGCTGCCTGA
- a CDS encoding thioredoxin fold domain-containing protein, translating into MIGMAECTRTLSCGDPPQPGVAGRFKTVVDGNRNGDHMIPRSTHGPHFLTWFACILLLFTCLAHAAERKAGAFHGAVQTEYPSWFKSSFLNLREDIAEAQSKNKRVMLLFTQDGCPYCHALVERNLSQKDIETYLRKHFDVIAINMWGDREVVGLDNRSMTEKQFAARLKVQFTPTILFFDEAGQTVLRLNGYIPPARFMTALQFAAQGAKESDYLDYLAAHQPPATGSELIDEPFFRKPPFNLVRKGGKDRPIAVFFEQRDCPACAELHHRILSDKQTRGIIAGFDAIQLNMWSDTPLITPQGKATTARAWARALDIKYAPSIVLFDAKGKEIIRSEAYFKLFHTQGILTYVLSGAYETEPSFQRYLSAKSEHLREQGQDVDIWRMGDEPAGKK; encoded by the coding sequence ATGATCGGAATGGCAGAATGCACAAGGACCCTGAGCTGCGGCGACCCGCCTCAACCCGGCGTCGCCGGTCGATTCAAGACCGTCGTTGACGGCAACCGGAATGGAGACCACATGATTCCACGTTCGACGCACGGACCCCATTTCCTGACGTGGTTCGCATGCATCCTGCTCCTGTTCACCTGCCTTGCTCACGCAGCGGAAAGGAAAGCAGGCGCTTTCCATGGCGCGGTCCAGACCGAATACCCAAGCTGGTTCAAGTCAAGCTTCCTCAACCTGCGGGAAGACATTGCAGAAGCCCAATCCAAAAACAAGCGCGTGATGCTCCTGTTCACGCAGGACGGCTGCCCCTACTGCCATGCCCTGGTCGAACGCAACCTTTCGCAAAAGGACATCGAAACCTACCTGCGGAAACACTTCGACGTGATTGCCATCAACATGTGGGGCGACCGCGAGGTCGTGGGGCTCGACAACCGGTCCATGACCGAGAAGCAGTTTGCCGCCCGCCTCAAGGTGCAATTCACCCCCACCATCCTGTTTTTCGACGAAGCCGGGCAAACCGTACTGCGGCTCAATGGCTACATCCCGCCCGCCCGCTTCATGACTGCGCTGCAGTTTGCGGCGCAGGGCGCGAAGGAATCCGACTACCTCGATTACCTCGCAGCGCACCAGCCGCCTGCCACGGGCAGCGAATTGATCGATGAACCCTTCTTCAGGAAGCCGCCCTTCAATCTCGTGCGCAAGGGCGGCAAGGACAGGCCGATCGCCGTGTTCTTCGAGCAGCGCGACTGCCCGGCATGCGCCGAATTGCACCACCGGATCCTGTCGGACAAGCAGACGCGCGGCATCATCGCCGGGTTCGATGCGATCCAGCTCAACATGTGGTCGGACACGCCGCTGATCACCCCGCAGGGCAAAGCCACCACGGCGCGCGCATGGGCCCGGGCGCTGGACATCAAATATGCGCCCTCGATCGTGCTGTTCGATGCGAAGGGCAAGGAGATCATCCGCTCCGAGGCCTATTTCAAGCTGTTCCACACCCAGGGCATTTTGACCTACGTGCTGAGCGGCGCGTATGAAACAGAGCCGAGCTTCCAGCGCTACCTGTCCGCCAAGTCGGAACACCTGCGCGAACAGGGCCAGGATGTGGACATCTGGCGCATGGGCGACGAGCCCGCGGGGAAAAAATAG
- a CDS encoding lysozyme inhibitor LprI family protein, with the protein MSLKDLDPNILLILIGSLFVLIGASGKIFIEKFSVVVASAGSRILVVVIGLVMLGIGVVGPGKFFSGQIAGPAASKPVPQPDSAQIRPSFDCARVTSKAEQMVCSSQELAVLDLSVANAYRDAMARLHTDYERRQLKAAQLFWLQEVRGKCQDAACLKEAYEVRERQLREASH; encoded by the coding sequence ATGAGCCTTAAGGACCTCGACCCCAACATTCTCCTGATCTTGATCGGCTCCTTGTTCGTTCTGATCGGCGCGTCCGGAAAGATCTTCATCGAGAAGTTTTCGGTTGTCGTGGCGTCGGCCGGCTCGCGCATCCTCGTCGTCGTCATCGGCCTGGTCATGCTGGGGATCGGCGTCGTCGGCCCGGGCAAATTCTTCAGTGGTCAAATTGCCGGCCCGGCCGCGTCGAAACCCGTGCCGCAACCGGATTCCGCCCAGATCAGGCCGAGCTTCGACTGCGCACGCGTGACCAGCAAGGCGGAGCAGATGGTGTGCTCGTCGCAGGAACTGGCCGTTCTCGATCTCAGCGTCGCAAACGCGTACCGGGATGCCATGGCGCGCCTTCACACCGATTACGAGCGGCGACAGCTCAAGGCTGCCCAGCTCTTCTGGCTGCAGGAAGTCCGGGGCAAATGCCAGGATGCAGCGTGCTTGAAAGAAGCGTACGAGGTCAGGGAAAGGCAGTTGCGGGAGGCCAGTCACTGA